Proteins from a genomic interval of Kitasatospora herbaricolor:
- a CDS encoding agmatinase: protein MSSPEQSPTAERVQTVRSPRYAQLATFMRLPYVPEPQGRDVVVIGAPYDGGTSYRPGARFGPRAIRSESGLIHGTGIDRGPGTFDLIDAVDGGDIDLTPFSMDLAIATATEELGRIARENDAFLMLGGDHSLSLAAMRALHARHGELAVLHLDAHSDTFPPVYGGTYHHGTPFRHAIEEGLIDPSRLVQVGIRGHNPAPDSLDYARGHGVTVVTADRFAELGPAGTADLVRERTAGLPLYVSVDIDVVDPAFAPGTGTPAPGGPTSREVLALLRVVGDLRPVGFDIVEVCPPFDHAGITSLLATEIGAELLYQYARSLPRNRGTA from the coding sequence ATGAGCAGTCCTGAGCAGTCGCCGACCGCGGAGCGGGTGCAGACCGTTCGGTCGCCGCGCTACGCGCAGCTCGCCACCTTCATGCGGCTGCCGTACGTCCCCGAGCCGCAGGGCCGGGACGTGGTCGTCATCGGCGCGCCGTACGACGGGGGCACCAGCTACCGCCCGGGCGCCCGGTTCGGGCCGCGCGCCATCCGCTCCGAGTCCGGGCTGATCCACGGCACCGGCATCGACCGGGGGCCGGGCACCTTCGACCTGATCGACGCGGTCGACGGCGGCGACATCGACCTCACCCCGTTCTCGATGGACCTGGCCATCGCCACCGCGACCGAGGAACTCGGCCGGATCGCCCGGGAGAACGACGCCTTCCTGATGCTCGGCGGCGACCACTCGCTCAGCCTGGCCGCGATGCGCGCCCTGCACGCCCGGCACGGCGAGCTCGCGGTCCTCCACCTCGACGCCCACAGCGACACCTTCCCGCCCGTCTACGGCGGCACCTACCACCACGGCACGCCGTTCCGGCACGCCATCGAGGAGGGGCTGATCGACCCGTCCCGGCTGGTCCAGGTCGGCATCCGGGGCCACAACCCGGCGCCCGACTCGCTGGACTACGCCAGGGGCCACGGCGTCACGGTGGTGACCGCCGACCGGTTCGCCGAACTCGGCCCGGCCGGTACCGCCGATCTGGTCCGGGAGCGCACTGCGGGCCTGCCGCTGTACGTGTCGGTGGACATCGACGTGGTCGACCCCGCCTTCGCCCCCGGCACCGGCACGCCGGCGCCCGGCGGCCCGACCTCGCGCGAGGTGCTGGCGCTGTTGCGGGTGGTCGGGGACCTGCGGCCGGTCGGCTTCGACATCGTCGAGGTCTGCCCGCCGTTCGACCACGCGGGCATCACCTCGCTGCTCGCCACCGAGATCGGGGCGGAGCTGCTGTACCAGTACGCCCGCTCGCTCCCCAGGAACCGCGGGACCGCCTGA
- the cs1 gene encoding clavaminate synthase Cs1 has translation MPDTAAPILVCDDLAEPLDALRAELPTVPRQDLPAFLAAAKEAADHRLPAELASALDDFRENGNQNGYLLLRGLRHEEELLPQTPTSTPAPVERNLLAMEAWLALVGRRLGLPTGYRELRAGTVYHDVYPSPGAHHLSSETSETLLEFHTEMAYHREQPNYVMLACSRADHENRAATLVASVRNALARVAPEHRAELLARPMPCLVDMAFRGDDPELGAIADVRVLYGEAEDPFLGYDRELLAPDQEPARAALAALSKALDEVTEAVHLQPGDLMIVDNFRTTHARTPFTPRWDGKDRWLHRMYIRTDRQLNGPATAGEVVAFAPR, from the coding sequence ATGCCCGACACGGCCGCACCGATTCTGGTCTGCGACGACCTCGCCGAGCCGCTCGACGCCCTGCGCGCCGAGCTGCCCACCGTGCCCCGCCAGGACCTGCCCGCCTTCCTCGCCGCCGCGAAGGAGGCCGCGGACCACCGTTTGCCGGCCGAACTCGCTTCCGCGCTGGACGACTTCAGGGAGAACGGGAACCAGAACGGCTACCTGCTGCTGCGCGGACTGCGTCACGAGGAGGAGCTGCTGCCGCAGACCCCCACCTCCACCCCGGCACCGGTGGAGCGGAATCTGCTGGCCATGGAGGCCTGGCTGGCCCTGGTCGGCCGCCGGCTGGGCCTGCCCACCGGCTACCGCGAGCTGCGGGCCGGCACGGTCTACCACGACGTGTACCCCTCGCCGGGCGCGCACCACCTGTCCTCCGAGACCTCGGAGACGCTGCTCGAATTCCACACCGAGATGGCCTACCACCGGGAACAGCCCAACTACGTGATGCTGGCCTGCTCCCGGGCCGACCACGAGAACAGGGCGGCCACCCTGGTCGCCTCCGTCCGCAACGCCCTGGCCCGGGTGGCGCCCGAGCACCGCGCCGAGCTGCTCGCCCGGCCGATGCCCTGTCTGGTCGACATGGCCTTCCGCGGCGACGACCCCGAGCTCGGCGCGATCGCCGACGTCCGGGTCCTGTACGGGGAGGCCGAGGACCCGTTCCTCGGCTACGACCGGGAGCTGCTGGCCCCGGACCAGGAGCCGGCCAGGGCCGCCCTCGCCGCCCTGTCGAAGGCGCTCGACGAGGTCACCGAGGCCGTCCACCTGCAGCCCGGCGACCTGATGATCGTCGACAACTTCCGGACCACGCACGCCCGTACGCCCTTCACCCCGCGCTGGGACGGCAAGGACCGCTGGCTGCACCGGATGTACATCCGCACCGACCGGCAGCTCAACGGCCCGGCCACCGCAGGTGAGGTCGTGGCCTTCGCCCCGCGCTGA
- a CDS encoding helix-turn-helix transcriptional regulator, with protein sequence MTPPADAAQELFRFLAAKPGATLQEARESLRLDPETLGAATALLVENGLIRSGPEAAPTLTSPEAGLARFLEREEESLLRRIEELHTERSVLGALSENLMLLQSASGGGIRATLLEGESEVVAALESAAARARREILSMHPGTPLPVDMLADSMERNQQVLERGVVMRSIHLDAMLRIPYGRAHLRSLQEAGAEVRVASVLPLRLIVVDGTLGYASTAPRDGRFAALEFKGPEVVHILLQIFEHCWVHGGVVPPSAESAGPRTEQVPACAEPELGERERALVRMLAQGLKDEAIARYLGVSSRTLRRLMAEVMENLEAESRFQAGVRAMARGWLDQP encoded by the coding sequence ATGACCCCGCCAGCCGACGCAGCCCAGGAGCTTTTCCGATTCCTGGCGGCCAAGCCGGGGGCGACCCTGCAGGAAGCACGGGAGAGCCTGCGACTCGACCCCGAGACCTTGGGGGCCGCGACCGCCCTGCTGGTCGAGAACGGGCTCATCCGTTCCGGTCCTGAGGCCGCCCCGACGCTCACCTCTCCGGAGGCCGGCCTGGCCCGGTTCCTCGAACGCGAGGAGGAGTCGCTGCTGCGCCGGATCGAGGAACTGCACACCGAACGGTCCGTCCTCGGCGCGCTCAGCGAGAACCTGATGCTGCTTCAGTCGGCCTCGGGCGGCGGGATCCGCGCGACCCTCCTGGAGGGCGAGTCCGAGGTGGTCGCCGCCCTGGAGAGCGCCGCCGCCCGCGCCCGCAGGGAGATCCTCAGCATGCATCCGGGCACGCCGTTGCCCGTCGACATGCTCGCCGACAGCATGGAGCGCAACCAGCAGGTGCTCGAACGCGGTGTGGTCATGCGCTCGATCCACCTCGACGCCATGCTCCGGATCCCCTACGGGCGTGCCCATCTGAGGTCCCTCCAGGAGGCCGGCGCCGAGGTACGGGTCGCCTCCGTGCTGCCGCTGCGGCTGATCGTCGTCGACGGCACGCTCGGCTACGCCTCCACGGCGCCGCGGGACGGACGCTTCGCGGCCCTGGAGTTCAAGGGACCTGAGGTCGTGCACATCCTCCTCCAGATCTTCGAGCACTGCTGGGTGCACGGCGGCGTCGTGCCGCCTTCCGCCGAGTCGGCCGGCCCGCGGACCGAGCAGGTCCCGGCCTGCGCGGAGCCCGAACTCGGCGAACGGGAACGTGCGTTGGTGCGGATGCTGGCCCAGGGCCTGAAGGACGAGGCGATCGCCCGCTATCTCGGGGTCTCCTCCCGTACCCTGCGCCGGCTGATGGCCGAGGTCATGGAGAACCTGGAGGCCGAGAGCCGGTTCCAGGCCGGCGTCCGGGCCATGGCGCGGGGCTGGCTCGACCAGCCCTGA
- a CDS encoding ATP-grasp domain-containing protein: MTAEGAGRYAGLRGKRLALVESMLHDAFSDGIHAARALGCEIWLLIRDVEWYTAGRPFEEHPLAGVDRVVRTDTLDVEAVFEALTGPSGEALVDGVLSFSDYHTEVAAQVAERLGLPGPGAGAVAAANQKHLLREAFAGDPGNVRHRLVDDPAQLDEAAAALGFPLVAKPPAEAVSYGVRLVRDRSGLDEAYRELSAVRHSLRGQPRTGAVLLEEYVEGVEVSVESMTVDGVTRFYGVTSKDLLPPPSFLECAHSFPVPLPEEQWREVRACVTRVLAAIGYRRGAAHTELRLTPDGPRIIEVNPRLPAHRITTMIQDTLGVDPHLEAKLLALGGRPEPAGPSEGRSSAELRPGGAAVVVLYPDRPGRLLGVDGVERASRLPGVTISLHAEVGQALWKRTDNSAGVGFSYATGRSAADALATATAAAGLLTIRIQGTEPPDEQS, from the coding sequence GTGACGGCCGAGGGTGCCGGGCGGTACGCGGGGCTGCGGGGCAAGCGGCTGGCGTTGGTCGAGAGCATGCTGCACGACGCCTTCTCCGACGGCATCCACGCGGCCCGGGCCCTGGGCTGCGAGATCTGGCTGCTGATCAGGGACGTCGAGTGGTACACCGCCGGCCGGCCGTTCGAGGAGCACCCGCTGGCCGGGGTCGACCGGGTCGTCCGGACGGACACCCTCGACGTCGAGGCGGTGTTCGAGGCGCTCACCGGACCGTCCGGCGAGGCGCTGGTCGACGGCGTGCTGTCGTTCTCCGACTACCACACCGAGGTCGCCGCCCAGGTCGCCGAACGGCTGGGCCTGCCCGGCCCCGGGGCCGGCGCGGTGGCCGCGGCCAACCAGAAGCACCTGCTGCGCGAGGCGTTCGCCGGTGATCCGGGCAATGTCCGGCACCGACTGGTCGACGACCCGGCGCAGCTCGACGAGGCGGCCGCCGCACTCGGCTTCCCGCTGGTGGCCAAGCCGCCGGCGGAGGCGGTCTCCTACGGGGTCCGGCTGGTCCGGGACCGGTCCGGGCTGGACGAGGCCTACCGGGAGCTGTCGGCCGTCCGGCACAGCCTGCGGGGCCAGCCCCGCACCGGCGCGGTGCTGCTGGAGGAGTACGTCGAGGGGGTCGAGGTCAGCGTCGAATCGATGACCGTCGACGGCGTGACCCGCTTCTACGGGGTCACCTCCAAGGACCTGCTGCCCCCGCCGTCGTTCCTGGAGTGCGCGCACAGCTTCCCGGTGCCGCTCCCCGAGGAGCAGTGGCGGGAGGTCCGCGCCTGCGTCACCCGGGTGCTCGCGGCCATCGGCTACCGCCGGGGCGCGGCCCACACCGAGCTCAGGCTCACCCCCGACGGGCCCCGGATCATCGAGGTCAACCCACGGCTGCCCGCCCACCGGATCACCACGATGATCCAGGACACCCTGGGCGTCGACCCCCACCTGGAGGCCAAACTCCTGGCGCTCGGCGGCCGTCCGGAACCCGCCGGGCCGTCCGAGGGGCGGTCGTCCGCGGAGCTCCGGCCGGGCGGCGCCGCCGTCGTGGTCCTGTACCCGGACCGGCCCGGCCGGCTGCTCGGCGTCGACGGGGTCGAGCGGGCCTCCCGGCTCCCCGGCGTGACGATCAGCCTGCACGCCGAGGTCGGCCAGGCGCTGTGGAAGCGCACCGACAACTCCGCCGGCGTCGGCTTCAGTTACGCCACCGGCCGCAGCGCGGCCGACGCCCTGGCCACCGCCACCGCGGCGGCCGGCCTCCTCACCATCCGCATCCAGGGAACGGAACCGCCCGATGAGCAGTCCTGA
- a CDS encoding thiamine pyrophosphate-binding protein, giving the protein MSRVSSAPSEQNTAARLLLERLHAHGVNTVFGVVGREAAAILFDEVEGLDFVLTRHEFTAGVMADVLARITGRPQACFATLGPGMTNLSTGVATSMLDRSAVVALAAQSESYDIFPNDTHQCLDSVSIMRPMTKYAAELQRPAEITDLVDSAVTASLTEPVGPSFISLPVDLLGAGVPEGAAEVPAAPPLPAKPLATVDADWQQKVTVTAELLAAAEHPVLVVGAAAIRSGAVEALRALVERLNIPVITTYIAKGVLPQDHPLGYGAVTGYMDGILGFPALETLFGPADLVVTLGYDYSEDLRPPMWTRGVDKRTVRIAPTANPVPRVYRPDVDVVADVLAFTEALDAATAGLEPKTPHDITPLRERIAEFLADAEEYADGMRVHQVMDCMNSVMAATAREGEGTIVSDIGFFRHYGVLFARADQPYGFLTSAGCSSFGYGLPAAMAAQLARPEEPVFLIAGDGGFHSNSADLETMARLNLPIVTVVVNNDTNGLIELYQNLGHRRSHDPAVRFSSVDFVQLAQANGVEAVRAGDRAELISALEKGAGLGRPFLIEVPIAYDFQPGGFGALEI; this is encoded by the coding sequence ATGTCCCGTGTCTCCAGTGCCCCTTCCGAGCAGAACACCGCGGCCAGGCTCCTGCTGGAGCGGCTGCACGCGCACGGCGTGAACACCGTCTTCGGCGTGGTCGGCCGCGAGGCCGCCGCGATCCTGTTCGACGAGGTGGAGGGGCTCGACTTCGTCCTGACCCGGCACGAGTTCACGGCCGGTGTGATGGCCGACGTGCTGGCCCGGATCACCGGCCGCCCGCAGGCCTGTTTCGCCACCCTCGGCCCCGGTATGACCAACCTGTCCACCGGCGTGGCCACCTCGATGCTCGACCGCAGCGCGGTCGTCGCGCTCGCCGCGCAGTCCGAGTCGTACGACATCTTCCCGAACGACACCCACCAGTGCCTGGACAGTGTGTCGATCATGCGGCCGATGACCAAGTACGCGGCCGAGCTGCAGCGCCCGGCCGAGATCACCGACCTCGTCGACTCCGCCGTGACCGCCAGTCTCACCGAGCCGGTCGGCCCGAGCTTCATCAGCCTGCCGGTCGACCTGCTGGGCGCCGGTGTGCCGGAGGGTGCCGCCGAAGTCCCCGCGGCCCCGCCGCTGCCCGCGAAGCCGCTGGCCACCGTCGACGCCGACTGGCAGCAGAAGGTCACCGTCACCGCGGAGCTGCTGGCCGCCGCCGAGCACCCGGTGCTGGTGGTGGGCGCCGCCGCGATCCGCTCCGGAGCGGTCGAGGCGCTGCGCGCGCTGGTCGAGCGGCTCAACATCCCGGTCATCACCACGTACATCGCCAAGGGCGTGCTCCCGCAGGACCACCCGCTCGGCTACGGCGCCGTGACCGGCTACATGGACGGCATACTGGGCTTCCCCGCGCTGGAGACCCTGTTCGGCCCGGCCGACCTGGTCGTCACGCTCGGCTACGACTACTCCGAGGACCTCCGTCCCCCGATGTGGACCCGGGGCGTGGACAAGCGCACCGTGCGGATCGCCCCCACCGCCAACCCGGTGCCGCGGGTCTACCGCCCCGACGTGGACGTGGTCGCCGACGTCCTCGCGTTCACCGAGGCGCTGGACGCGGCCACCGCCGGCCTGGAGCCGAAGACCCCGCACGACATCACCCCGCTGCGCGAGCGGATCGCCGAGTTCCTGGCCGACGCCGAGGAGTACGCCGACGGCATGCGCGTCCACCAGGTGATGGACTGCATGAACTCGGTGATGGCCGCCACCGCCCGCGAGGGCGAGGGCACCATCGTCAGCGACATCGGCTTCTTCCGGCACTACGGGGTGCTGTTCGCCCGTGCCGACCAGCCCTACGGATTCCTGACCTCGGCCGGCTGCAGCAGCTTCGGCTACGGCCTGCCGGCCGCGATGGCCGCCCAGCTGGCGCGTCCCGAGGAGCCGGTGTTCCTGATCGCGGGTGACGGCGGCTTCCACTCCAACAGCGCCGACCTGGAGACGATGGCGCGGCTCAACCTGCCGATCGTCACCGTCGTCGTCAACAACGACACCAACGGGCTGATCGAGCTCTACCAGAACCTCGGCCACCGCCGCTCGCACGACCCGGCGGTGCGCTTCAGCTCCGTCGACTTCGTCCAGCTGGCGCAGGCCAACGGGGTCGAGGCGGTCCGGGCCGGCGACCGCGCCGAGCTGATCTCCGCGCTGGAGAAGGGCGCCGGCCTGGGCCGGCCGTTCCTGATCGAGGTCCCGATCGCGTACGACTTCCAGCCGGGCGGCTTCGGCGCCCTGGAGATCTGA
- a CDS encoding MFS transporter, translating to MSLDAGARRSWRNVLPSGPGVRWFSAAGLVNALGTGFFLPFALVFYAEVSRLSLGVAGTALTVASLVVLPLVPAVGRLTDRVGARTVLITAALVRAAVFAGYLVLPGLPAFVVLTMVGALAFRADQAAGPTLAVALAPPGERSRWLALSRVVSNAGIGAGAALGGLLVAARSDGLHALGLINAASFLAAALCYTRLGRTGTASPADRPGDGGGDRPWRDLRFVRTALANALLWLTAGTLESALPIHLLRGLHLPAWSVGLFFTLNTALMAFLQLPVARRLESHRPARVLIAGCLLHLAVYAALPGLGGLGTGLAVTLLVPLVVVWTAGELLAMQEVTVLLAGLAPEHRRGSYLAVSQIPVGVAVALTPLLATVVGSRPTVLWLVLAALTVVVAALAHTERDTRSGPGGVLSPAAGPAKEEVNR from the coding sequence GTGAGCCTGGACGCCGGTGCCCGCCGCAGCTGGCGGAACGTGCTGCCGAGCGGGCCGGGCGTGCGCTGGTTCAGCGCCGCGGGCCTGGTCAACGCCCTGGGAACGGGGTTCTTCCTGCCGTTCGCCCTGGTCTTCTACGCCGAGGTGTCGCGGCTTTCGCTCGGGGTCGCGGGCACCGCGCTGACCGTCGCGTCGCTGGTGGTGCTGCCCCTGGTGCCGGCGGTGGGGCGGCTGACCGACCGGGTGGGCGCGCGGACCGTACTGATCACCGCCGCGCTGGTCCGGGCCGCGGTCTTCGCCGGGTACCTCGTCCTACCGGGCCTGCCCGCCTTCGTGGTGCTCACCATGGTCGGTGCGCTGGCCTTCCGCGCCGACCAGGCGGCCGGCCCGACCCTCGCGGTGGCGCTGGCCCCGCCCGGGGAGCGGAGCCGGTGGCTGGCGCTGTCCCGAGTGGTGAGCAACGCCGGCATCGGGGCCGGTGCGGCGCTCGGCGGCCTGCTGGTGGCGGCCCGGAGCGACGGGCTGCACGCCCTCGGCCTGATCAACGCCGCCAGCTTCCTGGCCGCCGCGCTCTGCTACACCCGGCTGGGCAGGACCGGCACCGCGTCCCCGGCCGACCGGCCCGGCGACGGCGGCGGCGACCGGCCGTGGCGAGACCTCCGCTTCGTCCGGACCGCGCTGGCCAACGCGCTGCTCTGGCTCACCGCCGGCACCCTGGAGAGCGCCCTGCCGATCCACCTGCTGCGCGGGCTGCACCTGCCCGCATGGAGCGTCGGGCTGTTCTTCACCCTCAACACCGCACTGATGGCCTTCCTGCAACTGCCCGTCGCCCGGCGGCTGGAGTCCCACCGGCCGGCCCGGGTGCTGATCGCCGGCTGCCTGCTGCACCTGGCCGTGTACGCGGCGCTGCCCGGGCTCGGCGGGCTCGGGACGGGCTTGGCGGTGACCCTGCTGGTGCCCCTGGTGGTCGTCTGGACCGCCGGCGAGCTGCTCGCCATGCAGGAGGTGACGGTGCTGCTGGCCGGACTCGCGCCCGAGCACCGGCGCGGCTCCTACCTCGCAGTCAGCCAGATCCCGGTCGGGGTGGCCGTCGCCCTGACGCCGCTGCTCGCCACCGTCGTCGGCTCCCGGCCCACCGTGCTCTGGCTGGTGCTCGCGGCCCTCACCGTCGTGGTGGCGGCGCTGGCGCACACCGAGCGCGACACCCGTTCCGGCCCGGGCGGCGTCCTGTCCCCGGCCGCCGGACCCGCCAAGGAAGAGGTGAACCGATGA
- a CDS encoding GNAT family N-acetyltransferase, translating to MSADLEFLEADRISGLPAAEWDALVRPEDLMLTTRWIGLTEASADRPLRYLLLRRAGRPVAALATVLGDATAPWVLMRTDTVLRWAAERGAEGAGELLADLGGPPDEALLPTLVCGGRHVGRTGMALAEHAERQDVAALVARAEELAGESGARSLGFLYVDEREGLLREVLAAGGYRSCESGRFSRLDVPAGGFEEYLGGFSRHRRSRMRAERRRLATAEVKVSLDPASAHDPARLAALELELLAKYGFTSWTPEHAERGVRRLFAAFGEDALVASAVADGKVRGFGVLVRRGDQWHAVKAGFDYGFQGSLPLYYETLYYHPVERAAEFGVRAIQYGIGSEEAKRSRGCVTTGNDCWVGRLRRP from the coding sequence ATGAGTGCCGACCTGGAGTTCCTGGAGGCCGACCGGATCTCCGGCCTGCCGGCCGCCGAGTGGGACGCCCTGGTCCGGCCCGAGGACCTCATGCTCACCACCCGGTGGATCGGCCTGACGGAGGCCAGTGCCGACCGTCCGCTGCGCTACCTGCTGCTGCGGCGGGCCGGCCGGCCGGTGGCCGCGCTGGCGACCGTGCTGGGCGACGCCACCGCGCCGTGGGTGCTGATGCGCACCGACACGGTGCTCCGGTGGGCCGCCGAGCGGGGCGCCGAGGGCGCCGGCGAGCTGCTCGCGGACCTCGGCGGGCCGCCGGACGAGGCCCTGCTGCCCACACTGGTGTGCGGCGGGCGGCATGTCGGGCGGACCGGCATGGCCCTCGCCGAGCATGCCGAACGCCAGGACGTGGCGGCCCTGGTGGCCCGGGCCGAGGAGCTGGCCGGGGAGTCCGGCGCCCGCTCGCTGGGGTTCCTGTACGTCGACGAGCGGGAGGGCCTGCTGCGCGAGGTGCTGGCCGCGGGCGGCTACCGCTCCTGCGAATCGGGCCGGTTCAGCCGGCTCGACGTCCCCGCCGGCGGCTTCGAGGAGTACCTGGGCGGCTTCAGCCGGCATCGCCGCAGCCGGATGCGCGCCGAGCGCCGCAGGCTGGCGACGGCCGAGGTGAAGGTGTCGCTCGACCCGGCGTCCGCCCACGACCCGGCCCGGCTGGCCGCGCTGGAGCTGGAGCTGCTCGCCAAGTACGGCTTCACCAGCTGGACCCCGGAGCACGCGGAGCGGGGCGTGCGGCGGCTGTTCGCGGCCTTCGGCGAGGACGCGCTGGTGGCGTCGGCGGTGGCGGACGGCAAGGTCCGCGGGTTCGGCGTGCTGGTCCGCCGGGGCGACCAGTGGCATGCCGTGAAGGCCGGATTCGACTACGGCTTCCAGGGCAGCCTGCCGCTCTACTACGAGACGCTCTACTACCACCCGGTCGAGCGGGCCGCCGAGTTCGGCGTCCGGGCGATCCAGTACGGCATCGGCAGCGAGGAGGCGAAGCGCTCCCGGGGGTGCGTGACGACCGGCAACGACTGCTGGGTCGGGCGGCTCCGGCGGCCGTAG
- a CDS encoding flavin reductase family protein, whose product MKQLSASHRAEHPDGPAPPEQDPDLRSAARMLPTGVTVVTGGRGSTVHAMTVNSFTTVSLGPPTVLFCLQDKARLYARIADTGAFTVNVLAGDQKDLARRFATSGRPDGPAGLGDVPLGRAPGGGLLIDGALGWFECRDARFVPAGDHLLVLGEVASCGVLRRAPALVFHNGGFSSAG is encoded by the coding sequence GTGAAACAACTCTCCGCGAGCCACCGGGCGGAGCATCCCGACGGGCCCGCCCCGCCCGAGCAGGACCCCGACCTCCGCTCCGCGGCCCGGATGCTGCCGACCGGGGTCACCGTCGTCACCGGCGGGCGGGGCAGCACCGTCCACGCCATGACGGTCAACTCCTTCACCACCGTCTCGCTCGGTCCTCCGACCGTGCTCTTCTGCCTTCAGGACAAGGCCCGGCTGTACGCCAGGATCGCGGACACCGGAGCCTTCACCGTGAACGTCCTCGCCGGGGACCAAAAGGACCTGGCCCGACGCTTCGCGACATCGGGCCGGCCCGACGGGCCGGCCGGCCTCGGTGACGTACCCCTGGGCCGGGCACCCGGCGGCGGACTCCTCATCGACGGAGCCCTCGGCTGGTTCGAGTGCCGCGACGCCCGCTTCGTCCCGGCCGGCGACCACCTGCTGGTCCTGGGCGAGGTCGCCTCCTGCGGGGTCCTGCGCCGCGCGCCCGCACTGGTCTTCCACAACGGCGGCTTCAGCAGCGCAGGTTGA
- a CDS encoding asparagine synthase-related protein: MRTELPPVVGFLVAAAPVGGAAPQAPAARFATAGRRSAFAAEPAGQLWAGHLVAGAPEQAAPGDGNPAGFATDAGAALLLAGELYNRAELALALGDPGAAQLPDARLLLAVYRRYGAHAFRLANGRFAALLGDGTRVIAASDHAGGVPLHVRPVPGGLLAATEAKALVAAAPGGAAGPVPGAREVPGAPGLYQVPAGAVVVFGLDGTGPAPRTVRTWTPALHRVVRPEGEAVAAVRAALERAVRARLGTGPAPTAVLSGGIDSSAVAALAAGAGAGLHTLSMGTDRRDEFAEARLVADRLAEAHGNTTHTEIRIDTAELLGELPWAVWASETDDPEIIEYLLPLTALYRRVPGPAGRRILTGYGADIPLGGMHREDRLPALDDAVAHDMATFDGLNEMTPVLSGIAGHWTTHPYWDREVLDLLTGLEAGLKRRYGRDKWVLREAVADLLPEATVRRPKLGVHEGSGTTSSFTLMLAEYGVAGADVAAAKRAVVRRVHRAVVTGGTHPAEVDLRKVAEEVTR, from the coding sequence ATGCGGACCGAGCTACCCCCGGTGGTGGGGTTCCTGGTCGCCGCGGCCCCGGTGGGGGGCGCGGCGCCGCAGGCCCCCGCCGCGCGGTTCGCGACCGCCGGCCGGCGGTCGGCCTTCGCGGCCGAACCCGCGGGCCAGCTCTGGGCGGGGCACCTCGTCGCCGGCGCACCGGAGCAGGCCGCGCCCGGCGACGGGAACCCCGCCGGCTTCGCGACGGACGCCGGTGCGGCCCTGCTGCTCGCCGGTGAGCTGTACAACCGCGCGGAGCTGGCGCTGGCGCTCGGCGACCCGGGCGCGGCGCAGCTGCCCGACGCCCGGCTGCTGCTCGCCGTCTACCGGCGCTACGGCGCGCACGCCTTCCGCTTGGCCAACGGCCGGTTCGCCGCCCTGCTCGGCGACGGGACCCGGGTGATCGCCGCGAGCGACCACGCGGGCGGGGTACCGCTCCACGTCCGTCCGGTGCCCGGCGGGCTGCTGGCCGCCACCGAGGCCAAGGCCCTGGTGGCGGCCGCGCCCGGCGGGGCCGCCGGCCCGGTGCCGGGCGCCCGGGAGGTCCCCGGCGCACCGGGCCTGTACCAGGTCCCGGCCGGCGCCGTGGTGGTCTTCGGCCTGGACGGGACCGGGCCGGCGCCCAGGACCGTCCGGACCTGGACGCCCGCCCTGCACCGGGTGGTCCGCCCCGAGGGCGAGGCCGTGGCCGCGGTGCGCGCGGCCCTGGAGCGGGCCGTCCGGGCCCGGCTCGGCACCGGGCCGGCTCCGACCGCGGTGCTCTCCGGCGGCATCGACTCCAGCGCGGTGGCGGCTCTGGCGGCCGGCGCGGGGGCCGGCCTGCACACCCTCTCGATGGGCACCGACCGCCGCGACGAGTTCGCCGAGGCGCGCCTGGTCGCGGACCGGCTGGCCGAGGCGCACGGCAACACCACGCACACCGAGATCCGGATCGACACCGCCGAGCTGCTGGGCGAACTGCCCTGGGCGGTCTGGGCGTCGGAGACGGACGACCCCGAGATCATCGAGTACCTGCTGCCGCTCACCGCGCTCTACCGGCGCGTCCCCGGCCCCGCCGGGCGGCGCATCCTCACCGGCTACGGCGCCGACATCCCGCTCGGCGGCATGCACCGGGAGGACCGGCTGCCGGCGCTGGACGACGCGGTCGCGCACGACATGGCGACCTTCGACGGCCTCAACGAGATGACCCCGGTGCTCTCCGGGATCGCCGGCCACTGGACCACCCATCCGTACTGGGACCGCGAGGTGCTGGACCTCCTCACCGGCCTGGAGGCCGGCCTCAAGCGCCGCTACGGGCGCGACAAGTGGGTCCTCCGCGAGGCCGTGGCCGACCTGCTGCCGGAGGCCACCGTACGCCGCCCCAAGCTCGGGGTGCACGAGGGCTCGGGCACCACCAGCTCGTTCACCCTGATGCTGGCGGAGTACGGGGTCGCCGGGGCGGATGTCGCGGCGGCCAAGCGGGCGGTGGTGCGACGCGTCCACCGGGCCGTGGTGACCGGCGGGACGCACCCCGCCGAGGTCGACCTGCGCAAGGTGGCCGAGGAGGTCACCCGGTGA